The Lacerta agilis isolate rLacAgi1 chromosome 14, rLacAgi1.pri, whole genome shotgun sequence sequence ACCCACACTGCAGCCCCAGGTGAATGAATATTTTTGTGCATTTGGGGCTCTACTATTTTTTCCCCCACTAAGGAAAGTAATAAGAAAGTGCACCTCCCAACAaccaaatcagaatgaatgttcaataaacaatgGCTATTATATCACCCTTCAGTAAAATTTGGACAAATAAATCGGCATGAATTCTCAATAAAGAAGTAGAAGTGATCTAAGTCAATGTATGCTCAGTTACAGCAATCACATATTCTTTCCCTGCCTGTCCCTGCCTCATTACCAGTTTTAAAGTTGCTTCCATCTGCATATTTTAGATTATACCTCTACCTTGGTGTACGGACCTAGCATAACTTCTTTTTCCAAAATACATGATATATAGCTGTAACTATTATtgctattttgaaataaaaagtgcAAGTACTGTAGGTCCACTACTTACAGTGTTTCAATTTCCTCTTAACACCTGTCCTGTTTCCTTCCACAGACAGCATGGATACTAAGGAGCAAAGCATAGTTAATCAATCCACTCTGTCAGGATTTCTTCTAATGGAATTTTCAGAAGTAAGGGAACTACAGATTCTACACTTCTGCATGTTCCTTGCCTTTTATCTGGCAGCACTTACAGGAAATCTTCTCATCATCTCTGCAGTAGCCTTTGACTCCCACCTGCAAACACCAATGTACTTCTTTCTCACGAACTTGGCTATACAGGACCTTGGTTCAGTTTCAGTGATTATGCCCAAATCTATGGCCAATACCCTCTTAAATATTAGATACATTTCTTACACAGGATGTGTTGCTCaagtcttcttctttctcttctttttaatatCTGATTTCTTTCTCCTCACAGTGATGGCATATGATCGATACGTTGCCATTTGCAAACCACTACAGTATGAGATGTTGATGAATATGCAAGCCTGCATCCAAATGGTTATTAGAGTATGGATCAGCAGCTTTCTTTGTGGGGTTTTACACACTGGGTGTaccttttcttcccccttttgctCCAATGTGGTCAATCAGTTTTTCTGTGAAGTCCCACATTTGCTTAAGATGGCCTGCTCTGATTTCTACCTTTTTGAAATTGGAGCTATTGTGTTAGGATCTGTCACTGTGTTAGGCTGCTTCATCTTCATCATTGCAACCTATGTACACATCTTCACTGAAGTGCTGAAAATCCCCTCTGTTGAGGGAAGGCAAAGGGCGTTCTCAACATGTCTTCCCCACCTCA is a genomic window containing:
- the LOC117057701 gene encoding olfactory receptor 14A16-like gives rise to the protein MDTKEQSIVNQSTLSGFLLMEFSEVRELQILHFCMFLAFYLAALTGNLLIISAVAFDSHLQTPMYFFLTNLAIQDLGSVSVIMPKSMANTLLNIRYISYTGCVAQVFFFLFFLISDFFLLTVMAYDRYVAICKPLQYEMLMNMQACIQMVIRVWISSFLCGVLHTGCTFSSPFCSNVVNQFFCEVPHLLKMACSDFYLFEIGAIVLGSVTVLGCFIFIIATYVHIFTEVLKIPSVEGRQRAFSTCLPHLIVVSIFVFTGCFAYLKPTSNSPSHLDLAFTMIYSMVPPLMNPIIYSMRNKEVKNALSKLLGSRLSSMNASCGVV